The Heyndrickxia acidicola sequence GAAAACAGCCAAAGCCCAATAAATGCATTTTTCCAGCCTTTTGAAAGCCTATTAATAAAGGAATAAAAACTTCCTGTTCTAAATCTTACATAGAAAAGGCCTGCTATTGGGTATAATCTTATCGAATAAGGCAGATAAGGAACGGAAAAGCGGGGAAGTTCAGATTGTTAGTATAAAACAGCTAAAGGAGAGACAATGATGAAAAAAGTAAGAAAAGCGATAATACCGGCAGCAGGTTTGGGAACACGATTTTTGCCTGCAACCAAGGCAATGCCTAAAGAAATGCTGCCAATCGTTGATACCCCCACAATCCAGTATATAGTCGAGGAAGCGGTCCGGTCCGGCATTGAAGATATTATTATTGTAACCGGAAAAGGAAAACGAGCTATAGAGGATCATTTTGATTATGCTGTAGAGCTGGAGCAAAACCTACTTTCAAAAGATAAACTTGATGTACTGGAAAGCGTAAGGAAATCTTCTGAGATGGCAGATATTCATTATATCAGGCAAAAGGAACCGAAGGGATTGGGGCATGCGGTTTGGAGTGCAAGGAAGTTCATTGGTGACGAACCGTTTGCAGTGCTGTTAGGTGATGATATCGTCGTTTCCGATATTCCAGCAACAAAGCAGCTGATGAATGTTTATGAAGAAACAGGTTCTTCTGTTGTGGGGGTAAAAACAGTTCCCCGCGAAGAGACAAACCGTTATGGGATTGTTGACCCTGTTAGCCAGGACGGCCGATCCTATGAGGTTGGAAACTTTGTTGAAAAGCCTGCTGTTGAAGATGCGCCTTCAAATCTGGCCATTATGGGAAGATATGTCCTTACTCCCGAGATTTTCAATATATTGGAGAATCAAGAAACAGGTGCAGGAGGAGAAATTCAGCTTACGGATGCTATCCAAGAGTTAAATAAGCTTGAGAAGGTGTTTGCTTATGATTTCGAGGGTACCCGTTATGATGTAGGAGACAAGCTTGGATTTATTTTAACTACGCTTGATTTTGCCTTGAAAAACAGCGAATTGAAGCAACCTCTGCTGCAAAGAATGGGTGAAATCCTTTCAAAAGAGAATGTTTCAAATAATAGGTAAGGCCAACGTTAAGGGTTAGGAATTGACTCTAACTCATAGACAATAAAAGAACCACTAAAATAAACTGTACCTCCAAACAAATTTGGAGGGCAGTTTATTTCTGTCTTATGCAGATTGCCGGGTTTTTCATTCATAGATGAATTCCTCTCTTTATTTTTCACACTCTGTTGCTTTACATCTATCCATTCCTCTTTTAAAATATTCCTAATGTTTCTATGCTAGGACAGGAGGCAAATGTACGTGTTCGAACTAAAAAAAATATATTTATCAGAAGCGATTTTGCTTCGCCAGAAAGTTATTTTACCTAATTCAGCATTAGAAGAGTGTAAGTATGCTGGAGATGAAAGCAAGGAAACCATTCATGTGGGTGCGTATGCCAAGGGAGTGCTTGTAGGAGTGGCATCCTTTTATAAGGAGTACAACTCAAAACTGAAGGGGAAAAAGATGTACCGCTTAAAGGGTCTGGCCATAGATCCGGATCATCGCAATGAACTAAGAGGCCAAACTCTCATCCTTTTTGGGGAAAATCTGCTGGCTCAAAATGAAATGGATACTCTTTGGTGTAAGACAAGAGCTTCAAATCTGCCATATTATCAGCATTTAGGATTCCATGAAACGGGAGAAACCTTTAATCACAAAGTAAAAGGTCTTCAGGTTTTAATGGTCAAACATTTTTAGTTTTAAGAGAATCGTAAATTTGTGTATAAACATAGTAAGATTTCATACCGGAATCTTAGACTGTCGGCAGTATCTTTTTAATAAGGAATTGCCGGCTTCTTGTATAGTAAAAATTTCTGCATTTATTGAATTAACAATGCTGTTCCAGGAAGAAATCTACCTAAAAGAAATATATTTAATTATTGGAAAAAAAATATTTTTTATCTTTTTTTGTAAATTAGATAAATTGAAACGGACTTTTGTGTTAAAATAAAGGTAGTTGAAATATGTAGGGCTTAATTGACTTTTTTTAGTCACTCCCTATTGTAAGGGAGGGCAAAAATTGGATAAAATAAGTGTTTTTTTAGATGACTATCGAAGAGAACCAGAGGGATATGTGCTAGTCCAAACAATGGATGAATGTATAAAAATCCTCCAAAATTATGAGATTGAACATCTGTCCTTAGACCATGATTTATTAAGTAAAACGAGAAATGGTTATATGCTTGTACAAAAAATGGTCAAAC is a genomic window containing:
- the galU gene encoding UTP--glucose-1-phosphate uridylyltransferase GalU, which encodes MKKVRKAIIPAAGLGTRFLPATKAMPKEMLPIVDTPTIQYIVEEAVRSGIEDIIIVTGKGKRAIEDHFDYAVELEQNLLSKDKLDVLESVRKSSEMADIHYIRQKEPKGLGHAVWSARKFIGDEPFAVLLGDDIVVSDIPATKQLMNVYEETGSSVVGVKTVPREETNRYGIVDPVSQDGRSYEVGNFVEKPAVEDAPSNLAIMGRYVLTPEIFNILENQETGAGGEIQLTDAIQELNKLEKVFAYDFEGTRYDVGDKLGFILTTLDFALKNSELKQPLLQRMGEILSKENVSNNR
- a CDS encoding GNAT family N-acetyltransferase, whose amino-acid sequence is MFELKKIYLSEAILLRQKVILPNSALEECKYAGDESKETIHVGAYAKGVLVGVASFYKEYNSKLKGKKMYRLKGLAIDPDHRNELRGQTLILFGENLLAQNEMDTLWCKTRASNLPYYQHLGFHETGETFNHKVKGLQVLMVKHF